Proteins from a genomic interval of Candidatus Deferrimicrobium borealis:
- a CDS encoding PilW family protein, whose product MRKNGTAGFSLIEVLAAIAILGIAMTAVFSTFLFQQKSYTTQVRVAEMQQNLRDAMEMVSRDIRMCTYGIPFNVNIVDNEITSRFLKPVNSASAPDEITVLYRYDGDAAYPSDNVNLAAGATTVTLASTDGIVAGDRILVYNATNADLRKVTAVTASPATLTFQGGLVTDYSAGGTLARVRYSRYFVDRTTDPAHPTLMLDRRNGQPPQPLADDIEDLQLQYSMDTNGDGTIEVVDNNAVGNASFVRQLRVHLLARSRITEKGWVDTGDRNMADHTPGAASDGYHRRRTVMVVDVRNSNF is encoded by the coding sequence ATGCGAAAGAACGGAACCGCAGGGTTCTCCCTGATCGAGGTCCTGGCCGCGATTGCGATCCTGGGCATCGCGATGACCGCCGTGTTCAGCACCTTCCTCTTCCAGCAGAAGTCGTACACGACCCAGGTCCGGGTGGCGGAGATGCAGCAGAACCTCCGCGACGCGATGGAGATGGTTTCCCGGGACATCCGCATGTGCACCTACGGGATCCCCTTCAACGTCAACATCGTCGACAACGAGATCACCTCCCGGTTTCTCAAGCCCGTCAACAGCGCCTCCGCGCCGGACGAGATCACCGTTCTTTACCGGTACGACGGCGATGCGGCGTACCCTTCCGATAACGTCAATCTGGCCGCGGGGGCCACCACGGTGACACTGGCCAGCACGGACGGGATCGTCGCCGGGGACCGGATCCTTGTCTATAACGCGACGAACGCCGACCTGCGCAAGGTGACCGCCGTGACGGCCTCCCCCGCGACGCTGACTTTCCAGGGGGGGCTCGTCACCGACTACAGCGCGGGCGGGACGCTCGCCCGGGTCCGCTACTCACGGTATTTCGTGGACAGGACGACCGACCCGGCGCATCCAACGCTGATGCTCGACAGGAGGAACGGGCAGCCGCCCCAGCCCCTGGCGGATGACATCGAAGACCTTCAGCTCCAGTACAGCATGGATACGAACGGCGACGGTACCATCGAGGTAGTGGACAACAACGCGGTGGGGAACGCCTCGTTCGTCCGCCAGCTGCGTGTCCACCTGCTCGCCCGATCGCGGATCACCGAGAAGGGGTGGGTCGACACCGGGGACCGGAACATGGCGGACCATACCCCCGGGGCCGCCAGCGACGGCTACCACCGCCGGAGAACCGTGATGGTGGTGGACGTTAGGAATTCAAACTTCTGA
- a CDS encoding pilus assembly PilX N-terminal domain-containing protein: protein MVSDRTTRGDRLADRRGSALVITMLLLIILTAIGIYAVSISTTEMNISLNSRLGTVTRYVAESGAFSGIEQIPVTYSEGGGEMIQTLTVGTNMTASYTVSSGVVGPLTIQPGYGVNYRFTDFSVVSSVSAPPTGFTTGARVDALVSYGPIPSGTGY from the coding sequence ATGGTTTCCGATCGCACAACACGGGGGGATCGTCTGGCGGACCGGCGGGGAAGCGCCCTGGTGATCACCATGCTCCTGCTGATCATCCTGACCGCCATCGGCATCTACGCGGTCAGCATCTCCACCACGGAGATGAATATCTCCCTGAATTCCCGGCTGGGAACGGTCACCCGGTACGTGGCCGAATCGGGGGCCTTCTCCGGGATCGAGCAGATACCCGTAACGTATTCCGAGGGGGGAGGCGAGATGATCCAAACCCTCACCGTCGGGACGAACATGACCGCCTCCTACACGGTCTCCTCCGGCGTTGTCGGCCCTCTCACCATTCAGCCCGGTTACGGAGTGAATTATCGATTTACCGATTTCAGCGTGGTTTCTTCGGTCAGCGCTCCCCCGACAGGGTTCACCACAGGGGCCAGGGTCGACGCTTTGGTCAGCTACGGCCCCATCCCCTCGGGTACTGGCTACTAA